In Acidaminococcus fermentans DSM 20731, one genomic interval encodes:
- the rlmN gene encoding 23S rRNA (adenine(2503)-C(2))-methyltransferase RlmN yields MCKKEIMGLTLEELQTELAGLGMKKFRAEQVFRWLYEKAATDFSQMSNLSKDARQQLADRYTIATAQVKVLKEYRSRDGLTHKVLLELTDGATVETVLMHHDYGYSVCLSSQVGCAMNCAFCASGLHGFVRNLTAAEILAQLYFFQSGLQPGGERVSRIVVMGSGEPMLNLDNVLKALDILHSDRGQCIGYRNMTVSTCGVVPGIQELTAQGRNINLAISLHGASQELRNRLMPINRKYPFPEVIQAADAYEKSNGRQVMYEYILLAGINDRPEDARNLADALEHKECVINLIPANPVPEKGFERPSDRAVDRFFQMLKKRRLNVTVRKEMGKDINAACGQLRASALKEAQNQ; encoded by the coding sequence ATGTGCAAAAAAGAAATCATGGGACTGACCCTGGAAGAACTCCAGACGGAGCTGGCCGGCCTGGGCATGAAAAAGTTCCGGGCCGAACAGGTCTTCCGCTGGCTGTATGAAAAGGCTGCCACGGACTTTTCCCAGATGAGCAACCTGAGCAAGGACGCCCGGCAGCAGCTGGCCGACCGGTATACCATTGCCACGGCCCAGGTGAAGGTCCTGAAGGAATACCGTTCCCGGGACGGGCTGACCCACAAGGTGCTGCTGGAACTGACGGACGGTGCCACAGTGGAAACGGTGCTGATGCACCATGACTACGGCTACAGCGTATGCCTGTCTTCCCAGGTGGGCTGCGCCATGAACTGCGCCTTCTGCGCCAGCGGGCTCCACGGTTTTGTCCGGAATCTGACGGCAGCGGAGATCCTGGCCCAGCTGTACTTCTTCCAGAGCGGGCTCCAGCCCGGGGGGGAACGGGTCAGCCGGATCGTGGTCATGGGCAGCGGGGAACCCATGCTGAACCTGGACAACGTCCTCAAGGCCCTGGATATTCTCCACAGTGACCGGGGCCAGTGCATCGGGTACCGGAACATGACGGTTTCCACCTGCGGGGTGGTGCCGGGCATCCAGGAACTGACCGCCCAGGGCCGGAACATCAATCTGGCCATTTCCCTCCATGGGGCCTCCCAGGAACTGCGGAACCGGCTGATGCCCATCAACCGGAAATATCCCTTCCCGGAAGTGATCCAGGCGGCGGATGCCTACGAAAAGAGCAATGGACGGCAGGTCATGTATGAATACATCCTGCTGGCCGGCATCAACGACCGGCCGGAAGATGCCCGGAACCTGGCCGATGCTCTGGAACACAAAGAATGTGTCATCAACCTGATCCCCGCCAATCCGGTGCCGGAAAAAGGGTTCGAACGGCCCAGTGACCGGGCAGTGGACCGGTTCTTCCAGATGCTGAAGAAACGGCGGCTGAACGTGACGGTCCGGAAAGAAATGGGAAAGGA
- the fmt gene encoding methionyl-tRNA formyltransferase, producing the protein MKIVFMGTPEFAAASLKALVESGNCEIAAVVTQPDRPKGRGHKVMMSAVKEYALTQDLPVLQPQRVKTPEFQAEMEKIQPDLIVVAAFGQFLPKELLDLPRYGCINVHASLLPRYRGAAPIHYAILKGEKEAGVTIMQMDVGMDTGAMLSRTAVPVGPEMTQGELHDILKEKGARLLLDTIPRIVAGTVQPVPQPEEEATYASLITRDMERADWNKKAEDLHNQFRAFDPWPGSFTLLPDGKRLKIWKSRILAGEGSQGAPGTVLQADSRGFRVACGQGSLEILECQPEGKKRMPAASFVNGGHVKPGDRLE; encoded by the coding sequence ATGAAAATTGTATTTATGGGAACGCCGGAATTCGCCGCTGCCAGTCTGAAGGCACTGGTGGAATCCGGAAACTGTGAAATCGCTGCGGTGGTGACTCAGCCGGACCGTCCCAAAGGACGGGGCCACAAGGTCATGATGAGTGCGGTGAAGGAATATGCCCTGACCCAGGATCTTCCGGTGCTCCAGCCCCAGCGGGTGAAAACCCCGGAATTCCAGGCAGAAATGGAAAAAATCCAACCGGATCTGATCGTGGTGGCTGCTTTTGGCCAGTTCCTGCCCAAAGAGCTCCTGGATCTGCCCCGGTACGGGTGCATCAATGTCCATGCGTCCCTGCTGCCCCGGTACCGGGGAGCGGCCCCCATCCATTACGCCATCCTGAAAGGGGAAAAGGAAGCGGGAGTCACCATCATGCAGATGGACGTGGGCATGGATACCGGCGCCATGCTCAGCAGGACGGCGGTTCCCGTAGGACCGGAAATGACCCAGGGAGAACTCCATGACATCCTGAAGGAAAAAGGCGCCCGGCTGCTGCTGGACACCATTCCCCGGATCGTGGCGGGGACCGTACAGCCGGTTCCCCAGCCGGAAGAAGAAGCAACCTATGCATCTCTGATTACCCGGGATATGGAAAGGGCTGACTGGAACAAAAAAGCGGAAGACCTCCACAACCAGTTCCGGGCCTTTGATCCCTGGCCGGGTTCCTTTACCCTGCTGCCGGACGGAAAGCGGCTGAAGATCTGGAAGAGCCGGATCCTGGCAGGAGAAGGCAGCCAGGGAGCACCGGGAACGGTGCTCCAGGCGGACAGCCGGGGATTCCGGGTGGCCTGCGGACAGGGTTCCCTGGAAATCCTGGAATGTCAGCCGGAAGGGAAAAAACGGATGCCGGCGGCTTCTTTTGTCAACGGCGGCCATGTAAAACCGGGGGACAGACTGGAATAA
- a CDS encoding DUF116 domain-containing protein has protein sequence MNMGIRPKKRLFMALASLAVLLAGAAAYGLWQLLVPGLSQIHPWLPQVVGWAVLLLILSLLSGVVGIVLAILGFPTIRVFYFWAWHIINFLYPLSLFLGKLMGISKRRVEQSFIEVSNHLVRNQHVRVPANRLLILTPHCIQLDTCPYKVTRDITNCHQCGRCGVGQLLALSKKYGVHVAIATGGTLARQAVKKARPKAILAVACERDLTSGIQDVFPLPVIGVLNERPNGPCFNTRADMGKIEEAIRSFILEEDGQ, from the coding sequence ATGAATATGGGAATTCGGCCGAAAAAACGGCTTTTTATGGCGCTGGCGTCCCTGGCTGTCCTTTTGGCCGGGGCAGCGGCCTACGGCCTGTGGCAGCTTCTGGTACCGGGTCTTTCCCAGATCCATCCCTGGCTGCCCCAGGTGGTGGGATGGGCAGTGCTGCTGCTGATCCTGTCCCTGCTTTCCGGGGTGGTGGGCATCGTCCTGGCCATCCTGGGGTTTCCCACCATCCGGGTCTTTTATTTCTGGGCCTGGCACATCATCAATTTTCTGTATCCACTGTCCCTGTTCCTGGGGAAGCTGATGGGCATTTCCAAGCGGCGGGTGGAACAGTCCTTTATCGAAGTCAGCAACCATCTGGTCCGGAACCAGCATGTGCGGGTGCCGGCCAACCGGCTGCTGATCCTGACGCCCCACTGCATCCAGCTGGATACCTGTCCCTATAAAGTCACCCGGGACATCACCAACTGTCATCAGTGCGGCCGGTGCGGGGTGGGCCAGCTGCTGGCCCTGTCAAAGAAATACGGAGTCCATGTGGCCATTGCCACCGGCGGGACCCTGGCCCGGCAGGCGGTGAAAAAGGCACGGCCCAAGGCCATCCTGGCGGTGGCCTGCGAACGGGATCTTACCAGCGGGATCCAGGATGTGTTCCCGCTGCCGGTCATCGGCGTACTCAATGAACGGCCCAACGGCCCCTGTTTCAACACCCGGGCGGATATGGGCAAAATCGAAGAGGCCATACGGTCATTTATTCTGGAAGAGGATGGACAATGA
- the rsmB gene encoding 16S rRNA (cytosine(967)-C(5))-methyltransferase RsmB translates to MKGTAKNPREAALLILEQIFLRGAYANLALDQGLRGATLSPLDRKLTTELVYGTVKTMGTLDWYLSRVVNRPLRKLDPLVLVILRLGAYQLLYLDRIPASAACNESVKLAKKWVHEGAGKLVNGALRQLARTRDQWKFPQGPDHELERIALEYYHPEWLVRRWKFRYGLEEAVKLCAFDNARPAFSFRVNTLRDTREGLQEKLAEKGIRTRPSQWSPDGLLCDSLPSLDDLVEGFGPDIYIQDESSMLDAAVLDPQPGERVLDLCSAPGGKTTHLAQKMQDQGEILALDLYDHKLDLVRENARRLGIHCIRTEKQDGTVFVPEWENTAHRVLVDAPCSGLGVLNRRAEARWTKEERSLSQFPPLQKKILANGARYVMPGGRLLYSTCTLEQDENTRVRKWFLENHPEFAPAAFPHPLTGEPVEELQILPQRDGINGFYLCLFEKRK, encoded by the coding sequence ATGAAGGGAACTGCCAAGAATCCGCGGGAAGCGGCATTACTGATACTGGAACAAATCTTTCTCAGGGGAGCCTATGCAAACCTGGCTCTGGATCAGGGCCTGCGGGGGGCTACCCTGTCCCCCCTTGACCGGAAACTGACTACGGAACTGGTCTATGGCACGGTCAAGACCATGGGGACCCTGGACTGGTATCTGTCCAGGGTGGTGAACCGGCCGCTGCGGAAACTGGATCCCCTGGTGCTGGTGATCCTGCGGCTGGGGGCCTACCAGCTGCTGTACCTGGACCGGATCCCGGCATCGGCGGCCTGCAACGAAAGCGTCAAGCTGGCCAAGAAGTGGGTCCACGAAGGGGCCGGCAAGCTGGTGAACGGAGCATTGCGTCAGCTGGCCCGGACCCGGGACCAGTGGAAATTTCCCCAGGGACCGGACCATGAACTGGAGCGGATCGCCCTGGAATATTACCATCCGGAATGGCTGGTCCGACGGTGGAAATTCCGGTATGGACTGGAAGAGGCGGTAAAACTCTGTGCCTTTGACAACGCCCGTCCGGCTTTCTCGTTCCGGGTCAATACCCTCCGGGATACCCGGGAAGGGCTCCAGGAAAAACTGGCGGAAAAGGGCATCCGGACCCGGCCGTCCCAATGGTCTCCGGACGGACTGCTTTGTGACAGCCTGCCTTCTCTGGATGACCTGGTGGAAGGTTTCGGACCGGATATCTACATCCAGGACGAAAGCTCCATGCTGGACGCGGCAGTGCTGGATCCTCAGCCCGGGGAACGGGTGCTGGATCTGTGCAGTGCCCCGGGAGGGAAGACCACCCATCTGGCCCAGAAAATGCAGGACCAGGGAGAAATCCTGGCTCTGGACTTATACGATCACAAACTGGACCTGGTCCGGGAAAATGCCCGGCGGCTGGGAATCCACTGCATCCGGACGGAAAAACAGGATGGCACTGTTTTTGTGCCCGAATGGGAAAATACCGCCCACCGGGTGCTGGTGGATGCTCCCTGCAGCGGCCTGGGAGTCCTGAACCGGAGAGCGGAAGCCCGGTGGACCAAGGAAGAACGGTCCCTGAGTCAGTTCCCGCCCCTGCAGAAAAAGATCCTGGCCAACGGCGCCCGGTATGTGATGCCCGGGGGACGGCTGCTGTACAGCACCTGTACCCTGGAACAGGATGAAAACACCCGGGTGCGGAAGTGGTTCCTGGAAAACCATCCGGAGTTTGCTCCGGCCGCTTTTCCCCATCCCCTGACCGGGGAGCCGGTGGAAGAACTCCAGATCCTCCCCCAGCGGGACGGGATCAATGGATTCTATCTCTGTCTTTTTGAAAAACGAAAGTGA